CCACTGCACGCACCTCCGGAATTAGATCAAACTTGGGCACAGAAGGTTGCCTCAGAATAAACCTAGGCACATGGGACATAACAGAGCTTCTCCAATACGGAATCCTGTCAGCAATAGTTATAGCAATCCTAGGAGCAACAAGCTTCACAGGCTTAGATCCAGCAGCTTTTTTCTTCCCCTTGGAAAAAGTTAAGTCAATCACGACCCTCTCAGCAGTGGACGAACCCTTGCGAGCAGCAGAGGAAGTTTTTAGCTTTTTCTCCACCAACAGCTCTCGAGCAGGAGACGAAGATCTCTTTCTCCCACCTTCGTTTGCAGTAGGCTTCATAGTGGCGATCAAACGAGCAAATGCCTTACCCTTAATCCTCTTAATCTCTTCTAATGAGGGTAGCTCACCTTTCTCCCTACAAAGAAGACTAAGCAACCAGCGTTATTCATGGTATTCAGCAAGGATCCCCAAAGCGATGTGCACCTTCTTCATGTCTGAAGAAGTCTTAGGAATTGAACCAAACTCCGAATCTACATAAACAAATGAAGACAAATCAAAAGAAAGCTCAGCAAAAGTATAAAGCAACTTAGAGACTAAACAGCTTACTTTCCATCGATAAAGGTTGTCGGAACGCGCCCCCAGGCAAAGAGTCAGATTTCCACTCTCCGCTGAACTCAAGGGTCTCCCTAAACCAGTCATGATCCCCTTTGCTCAAGTAATTGAGGAACTTATGGCAAGTTCTCAACTGCCCGACACCATCAATGTGACCTATGTTAAAGAAATACCAAAACTCGTTGGCAGTCAGGTCTAAGTCAAAGAACCTGCGTTTAGAGAGCACTGAGCAGGAGCACACTTCATGGAGTAGATCACCTCTTAGAAAAATTGAAGCATAGGAAAGGTGAACCCCAACACGAAGTAGTAAGGGTTAAACTTGATAGCTCTTCTAGAATCGCACGGCTCACGGCAGCTACCATCCTTGGCCCACTTCACGCGAACCGTTGACAGAATTACGTGCTTAAACATCTCAAGGAAGTTCATGAACTGCTTATCAGAACCTACCTTGACATGAGCAGCTCTGAAGTAGCTTAGCTTAGCTTACTTGCAAATCCGCTCAATGAAGATATGTTCGAAAATCCTACAATGGTGCAAGGAGAAATTATTAGAATGCtgctcaaagaaaaaaaattcaagatcaagatCGTAGGAGCCCAGTAGCCTTGCTAGGCCCCACAGCCTGGTCTCCTTTCCTTAGCCTAAAGAGCACAGCAGCCTAGATTACATGGCAGGGGGCAGGCACTCCAGAGCTGCCTTTCTTCCCCTCACAGCCCAATTCAAATGGAAGGAGGGCTGGAGCCCCCACGCCTCCCTCTCTCTTGCATCTATCCCACGATGCATATGCCCAAGCCCAGTAGCCTCTTTAGCCACATGGGCTCGCACGTAGTGGCCCATCTTGAGTAGCCCAAGACTGGCACCCTAGCGCCCAGGTCCACAAGAGCCTAGCTGAGCTGCGCCACACCAGGCCCTTGGCTCTCTGTAAAGCCAAGCCTCCTGCAACAGCATGGCTACCATAGCAGCAGTGCAGCAACCCGATGGCTGCCACTTTTCACTACTTCTCGACCCCCGTCGAGCCAAAAATTCAAGCCCCGAGGCTCCAAAAAATCAAGAaggagaaaattaattttttcttaccttggaaaagaagaaaagcaacgAAATACAATTCTTTACACTGGCAAGCGAAGAAGATTGCTATGGGagagggaacaaatatcctccgactttctctctttcttgtgaGGTTTTAATTATCCAGATTTATTTAACCCCCTGCTTGACGCAAACTTAAATAGGTTTTGGTGGCAATTACATATTCCCTTACATAGAAGAATTTAAATTCCACGTCAGAGAGGAAATCTACATCAAATTGGGACACAAACTCCATTACAGCTTTGGATTCCTACACCTCATGCCCTTTCCTACAAGCAGGCCAGCAGGTGTAGgagcatttgtggagccaaaaataatcccaaaaatcatgGAGTTGACACGTGGATTATttctcaagaaagacaagactgCCCCTATTAAATGAGCAAGGAGCAGCCTCATTCACCACATGTAGCTGAGGTAGAGCAGGTAGAGATCAACAACTACTCAAGGCACCCATGCCCGTAGGAAAAGTCAAACGTATTTATAATAGAATAATCCCTTATTCTTATcataaatacattcctaatcaAAGGATACTTCTTTCAAGTAAGTTATCATAATCccatttatttaggatatttaccTAATTATTCtaagatatttatttacacaatTATCTTAGAATATTCTTACccaccctagggccggccacctCTCAACCCTAAAAGGCCGACCCATCTCCTCCCTTTCTCCTATAAATACTCCATTTATCTCCAAAATTCAAAAAAGCTTGACCTATCCCTAAAGAGGTTGTTTGCTTCTCACAAACACTTAAACACATTCTTTACAGAATTATAACTTTGGCATTaaagattcttcggccaaagcccccctccCCCACCCTCcaccccccccaaaaaaaattcatcgtggacacgtgaggcttttggcctttaTCTTagttgttattattttgcaggtgcagaTTCGTCAATCAAGGAAAGacgaaatttgcatccacaatggggactttatttatttagaggaatttgttaaattaattttacaaGTTTAATAAGTTTATGTAGATCTAGAAGATTGAGAAAAGGCACTTCATTCCTCAAGAACTGGAATAGGAAAGTAAGAGTCAAACACAATTTTGAGTGCAAAATAAATGCTCTTAACAAACGAAGTTCAAGCCCTTGTATGTTGAAACAAGAAACCGAATTTCATTTCATCTTTTGAATCTATTTTTCATAATTTAacactagcatttgcctacacactttgtgtgtataaacacatttttttagaaaatttgaacctgtgaaattacattattgcccatcattttttttgtgtgatagaagactaatttgtcctttcaccatcttttggttgacaaagagaattttattaattagtagagataaataataaattgaaaaataaaaaagtagaaAATTAACCAACTTCGAAGGTTCAACGTAAGGGGTGGGTCTGCAGGTTAGCTACCTTCACTCATAGGCAGACACGACGCAATCCCTCAAAGTTTTGACCAACCCCCTCATTTCTCACCTCCATTCCCTCCCCACCTAATATATAAACATTTTGTATATTCATTCAATCATTCCATCCAATCATTCCATCCTTACAAGTTACAAGCACATTTGCTCTTCAATCCTTTTTATCTTAATTTCAAGTTTCTACATCAACAAACACCGGGAGCCTCAACCAGTCCCTTTTTGCACTTCTAAGTGCGTATATCATATTTTTGCCTCAACTCATGATTCTGTATTTTGTTTTATCGTAAATAAACCATGATTATTACCAaaacccttgtttttttttttttttttttgctttagatCTTTGTTTAGGCTTCCTAATCTTGTAATTAACGATCTTGTCTTTTATGGGGTAGTTCTTGttcatcacttttttttttttacagaaaaaACGTGTCTTTGATTAAGGGTAAATCACCATATTAATCACCCATTATAATCCTGTTATATTTACCTCAATATTTGGATTCGTAATTTGGTCCTCCCATGCAATGATTTACTCAAGTCTGTTCATTGTTTACTTATCAATATCCTATTTGTTGTCTGAATGTTCTTTTTTTTACTGCTAGCTGCATGTGATGTTTTACCTTAACCCTTTTACTTTTTACCTGCATATGGTTAGAGATGTCTgaaggaaaggaagaagaaactaAAACCCAAAAAGCTCCCAAATTGAATGAGAGGATTCTTTCATCTCTGTCAAGGAGATCAGTTGCTGCACATCCTTGGCATGATCTTGAAATTGGTACCTACAGTTTTACCCTAAAATAGATCTCTACGTTTTGCTTTTACCTTTCTTTTTGGTAGCGATTTTGACGCGCCTTTTTAGTCATGCACACTAAATTGaatattttactgttttttacgCACTTACGGAAGTGCAGGAGGGTAGAGAGCGAGCGTTAAACTCACTAgctcttttcttttgttcttttgtttcgGTTTTTTATCCCTGGAAGAAACTGATCATGATGCAAAATCTTTGTCTGCAGGACCTAGTGCACCCAATGTTTTCAACGTTGTATGTATCTGCTCCGTATCAAATAACTTGAGCCAAAGCAAGTGACTAGAGGAAATCCTAAATGCTATTAATAAAATGTTgctaattaattgaattgtttgTTGGATTGGTTCAGGTTATTGAGATAACAAAGGGAAGCAAAGTCAAATATGAACTTGACAAGAAAACAGGACTGATTAAGGTGTGAAATTAAAATTCACAGCTCTGAATTACCTTGAGAATTACTTTCTGCATATTTCTAGTATCTAAGTTCAGATGGTCCTTAAATGTTTTACATAAATTCTCAGGTTGATAGGATTTTATATTCGTCGGTGGTGTACCCTCACAATTACGGTTTCATCCCTCGCACCCTGTGCGAAGACAATGATCCACTGGATGTTTTAGTTCTCATGCAGGTGATTTATCAGATTTTTTTACGTCATCATTTCAAAGAAATTTCGTTAACAAAATTCCATTAGAACGTAGCAAAATAATGAGTATAAGTAATGCAGTTTTGATGAGTATTTATATAAATCGATGAATAAACAGGAACCTGTACTTCCGGGTTGCTTTCTGCGAGCCCGAGCCATTGGAGTAATGCCCATGATTGATCAGGTTGAGCCTCTACTACTTCTTTCTGTAACTGTTCAGCTTTGTGCATGAACT
This region of Malus domestica chromosome 07, GDT2T_hap1 genomic DNA includes:
- the LOC103439488 gene encoding soluble inorganic pyrophosphatase 1, with product MSEGKEEETKTQKAPKLNERILSSLSRRSVAAHPWHDLEIGPSAPNVFNVVIEITKGSKVKYELDKKTGLIKVDRILYSSVVYPHNYGFIPRTLCEDNDPLDVLVLMQEPVLPGCFLRARAIGVMPMIDQGEKDDKIIAVCADDPEYRHFTELNDLPPHRLSEIRRFFEDYKKNENKEVAVNAFLPVSTALEAIQYSMDLYAEYILHTLRR